A DNA window from Halomicrobium mukohataei DSM 12286 contains the following coding sequences:
- a CDS encoding ornithine cyclodeaminase, nickel-pincer nucleotide-dependent, producing MTVSREVELEGHIIDSGMMQTCFGIIMDLGGSFTVETFDIGRHKTDESYARLLVEADDEATLQSIVHELHQNGANPADPKDVTLEPAPADQVVPHGFYSTTNHPTFVRYDDEWLAVQNVEMDCAVVVDTDEPRAYTKVLNAVEAGDQIVTGETGIRIAPPERPRGQQGAFGFMQGGVSSERPSESTIRQIAEAIEETRADGGKILAVCGPALIHSGAREDLAQLVREGYIDMLSAGNGFAVHDIERDLYGTSLGLDTESLDHARKGHKHHIYTISEIIREGGIEAAVESGTIDSGVMYECVTNDRPFVLAGSIRDDGPLPDTITDAVEAQNAIREQAHEADMVLMLSTLLHSVAVGNCLPSTTRVVCVDINPATVTQLLDRGSAQAVGMVTDIGTFVPLLAEQLVDEA from the coding sequence ATGACTGTCTCTCGCGAGGTGGAACTGGAGGGTCACATCATCGACTCCGGGATGATGCAGACGTGCTTTGGCATCATCATGGATCTGGGTGGCTCGTTCACCGTCGAGACGTTCGATATCGGCCGCCACAAGACCGACGAGTCCTACGCTCGACTCTTGGTCGAGGCGGACGACGAGGCGACGCTGCAGTCGATCGTCCACGAACTCCACCAGAACGGCGCGAACCCGGCAGATCCGAAAGACGTGACGCTGGAGCCCGCGCCCGCCGACCAGGTGGTACCCCACGGCTTCTACTCGACGACGAACCACCCGACGTTCGTCCGGTACGACGACGAGTGGCTCGCGGTCCAGAACGTCGAGATGGACTGCGCCGTCGTCGTCGACACCGACGAGCCACGGGCTTACACGAAGGTGCTCAACGCCGTCGAGGCGGGCGACCAGATCGTCACCGGCGAGACCGGGATCAGGATCGCCCCGCCCGAGCGCCCGCGGGGCCAGCAAGGAGCCTTCGGGTTCATGCAGGGCGGGGTCTCCTCGGAACGGCCCTCCGAGTCGACGATCCGCCAGATCGCCGAGGCAATCGAGGAGACCAGAGCCGACGGCGGGAAGATCCTCGCGGTGTGTGGCCCCGCGCTGATCCACTCGGGCGCACGCGAGGACCTCGCCCAGCTGGTCCGCGAGGGATACATCGACATGCTCTCTGCGGGCAACGGCTTCGCCGTCCACGACATCGAGCGCGACCTCTATGGTACCTCGCTCGGACTGGACACCGAGAGCCTCGATCACGCCCGCAAGGGTCACAAACACCACATCTACACGATCTCGGAGATCATCCGCGAAGGCGGTATCGAGGCTGCTGTCGAGTCGGGAACGATCGACTCCGGCGTGATGTACGAGTGTGTCACCAACGACCGGCCCTTCGTACTGGCGGGTTCGATTCGCGACGACGGCCCGCTGCCGGACACCATCACCGACGCCGTCGAGGCCCAGAACGCCATCCGCGAGCAGGCCCACGAGGCCGACATGGTGTTGATGCTCTCGACGCTGCTGCACTCGGTCGCCGTCGGGAACTGCCTGCCCTCGACGACGCGGGTCGTCTGCGTGGACATCAACCCCGCGACCGTCACACAACTGCTCGATCGGGGCAGCGCACAGGCGGTCGGGATGGTGACGGATATCGGCACCTTCGTCCCACTGCTGGCCGAGCAACTGGTCGACGAGGCGTAG
- a CDS encoding VOC family protein, which translates to MPASHHVGITVADLDRAVEFYSDTFDFEVLSRFSVSGAAFETGVGVPDAAAQFAHLDAGEIRLELVAYEPTGDDAAAAAVNDTGAKHVGLEVDDIDAFYAGLDDAVETISEPQTTASGTTICFVEDPEGNLIEVLEP; encoded by the coding sequence ATGCCAGCGAGCCACCACGTCGGTATCACCGTCGCCGATCTGGACCGCGCCGTCGAGTTCTACAGCGACACCTTCGACTTCGAGGTGCTGAGCCGCTTTTCGGTCTCGGGCGCGGCGTTCGAGACGGGCGTCGGCGTCCCCGACGCGGCGGCGCAGTTCGCTCACCTCGACGCCGGAGAGATCCGGCTGGAGCTGGTCGCGTACGAGCCCACGGGCGACGACGCGGCCGCCGCGGCAGTCAACGACACCGGCGCGAAACACGTCGGACTCGAGGTCGACGACATCGACGCCTTCTACGCCGGTCTCGACGACGCTGTCGAGACGATCAGCGAGCCCCAGACGACGGCGAGCGGGACGACTATCTGCTTCGTCGAGGACCCCGAAGGGAACCTGATCGAAGTACTCGAACCCTAG
- a CDS encoding universal stress protein, whose translation MLSRVLVPMDDSEMAHRALEYALENHPNAEITVLHVVGEPSAMGGKATALALEDDIEAAAQERAQEVFDDARDFAAEYDVEVTTEVQLGHPARAILNKASDFDAVVIGSHGGSMIDRLVIGNVAQKVFRNSPVPVIVAR comes from the coding sequence ATGCTCTCGCGAGTCCTCGTTCCGATGGACGATTCGGAAATGGCGCATCGAGCCCTTGAGTATGCTCTTGAGAACCATCCGAACGCAGAAATCACCGTCTTGCATGTCGTGGGAGAACCGTCAGCGATGGGAGGGAAAGCCACCGCACTCGCTCTTGAGGACGATATCGAAGCGGCTGCCCAGGAGCGCGCACAGGAGGTGTTCGATGACGCTCGTGATTTCGCCGCTGAGTACGATGTCGAGGTTACTACCGAGGTTCAACTGGGGCATCCGGCGCGGGCGATTCTAAACAAAGCCAGCGATTTCGATGCGGTCGTAATCGGAAGTCACGGCGGCTCGATGATTGACCGGCTGGTCATCGGGAACGTCGCCCAGAAAGTGTTCCGCAACTCGCCTGTCCCTGTAATTGTCGCTCGGTGA
- a CDS encoding RAD55 family ATPase translates to MDRIPFGVRQLDTTIKGGAPTGSVVLVSGESGAGSREFMYTSALINGLSAGDSDELYDLYYGSPTADAVDPDAVHYISFTASKEDLVDEMRLAMDDEIVDNGSEAIQFHELTERYFHVSPVPRDWYADATESITDLRKRHERQGLLEALGSKLSEIAPNNLVVIDSLSDLVGAIGDDMEWSDISYLVQGLTKAANRWNGLILVHLNHETVSSTRYAQLTDATTGAMRFEWESGGSTRARTLVVSQFRGVLSQIEDENIVRFETEIGDSGFDISDVRKIR, encoded by the coding sequence ATGGACCGCATCCCGTTCGGCGTTCGCCAGCTCGACACCACCATCAAGGGGGGTGCTCCGACGGGCAGCGTCGTCCTGGTCTCGGGCGAGTCCGGTGCCGGATCGCGGGAGTTCATGTACACGAGCGCGCTCATCAACGGGCTCTCGGCCGGCGACAGCGACGAGCTGTACGACCTCTACTACGGGTCGCCCACGGCCGACGCGGTCGATCCCGACGCCGTCCACTACATCTCGTTTACCGCCTCGAAGGAGGATCTGGTCGACGAGATGCGCCTGGCGATGGACGACGAGATCGTCGACAACGGCTCCGAAGCGATTCAGTTTCACGAGCTGACAGAGCGGTACTTCCACGTCAGTCCGGTGCCCCGCGACTGGTACGCCGACGCCACCGAGAGCATCACCGATCTGCGCAAGCGCCACGAGCGCCAGGGGTTGTTGGAGGCCCTCGGGAGCAAGCTCAGCGAGATCGCGCCGAACAACCTCGTCGTCATCGACTCGCTGTCCGATCTCGTCGGGGCGATCGGCGACGACATGGAGTGGTCGGACATCAGCTACCTCGTCCAGGGGCTCACCAAGGCCGCGAACCGCTGGAACGGACTCATCCTGGTCCACCTGAACCACGAGACGGTGTCCTCGACGCGGTACGCCCAACTGACCGACGCGACGACCGGCGCGATGCGTTTCGAGTGGGAGTCCGGCGGTTCGACGCGGGCACGGACACTCGTCGTCTCGCAGTTCCGGGGCGTCCTCTCGCAGATCGAAGACGAGAACATCGTCCGTTTCGAGACCGAGATCGGCGACAGCGGCTTCGACATCAGTGACGTGCGCAAGATCCGATAG
- the ilvD gene encoding dihydroxy-acid dehydratase produces the protein MSKQERTPDADEGKDPELRSSEVTEGYEKAPHRAMFRAMGYDDEDLSSPMIGVANPAADITPCNVHLDDVADAAYEGIDETEGMPIEFGTITISDAISMGTEGMKASLISREVIADSVELVSFGERMDGLVTIGGCDKNMPGMMMAAIRTDLPSVFLYGGSIMPGEHDGREITIQNVFEGVGAVADGDMSEDELDEMERNACPGAGSCGGMFTANTMASISEALGFAPLGSASPPAEHESRYEEARRAGELAVEAVQEQRRPSDFLSRESFENAIALQVAVGGSTNAVLHILALAAEAGVDLDIEAFNEISKRTPKIADLQPGGERVMNDLHEVGGVPVVLNALYEADLLHGDALTVTGDTLGDALEAYDPPAIEDVDVDYLYSVDEPKNEQGAIRILTGNLAPDGAVIKISGEEYLRHEGPVRIFDEESAAMKYVQEGHIESGDVIGIRNEGPRGGPGMREMLGVTSAVAGQGHADDVALFTDGRFSGATRGFSIGHVAPEAYVGGPIAALEDGDTITIDIENLELSVDLSDEEIEQRLEEYDPDPNYDSGVLAKYHRDFGSAANGAVTNPGAKWD, from the coding sequence ATGAGCAAGCAGGAGCGGACACCTGATGCCGACGAGGGGAAGGACCCGGAACTCCGGAGTTCTGAAGTCACGGAGGGCTACGAGAAGGCACCCCACCGCGCGATGTTCCGTGCGATGGGGTACGACGACGAAGACCTCTCCTCGCCGATGATCGGCGTCGCCAACCCCGCGGCCGACATCACGCCGTGTAACGTCCACCTGGACGACGTGGCCGACGCGGCCTACGAGGGGATCGACGAGACCGAGGGGATGCCCATCGAGTTCGGGACGATCACGATCTCTGACGCCATCTCCATGGGGACCGAGGGGATGAAGGCGTCGCTGATCTCCCGGGAGGTCATCGCCGACTCGGTCGAGCTCGTCTCTTTCGGCGAGCGCATGGACGGTCTGGTCACCATCGGTGGCTGTGACAAGAACATGCCCGGGATGATGATGGCCGCGATCCGGACGGACCTGCCAAGCGTCTTCCTCTACGGGGGGTCGATCATGCCCGGCGAGCACGACGGCCGCGAGATCACGATCCAGAACGTCTTCGAGGGCGTCGGCGCGGTCGCCGACGGCGACATGAGCGAGGACGAACTCGACGAGATGGAGCGCAACGCCTGCCCCGGCGCGGGCTCCTGTGGCGGGATGTTCACCGCCAACACGATGGCCTCCATCTCGGAGGCGCTCGGGTTTGCGCCGCTGGGCTCGGCCTCGCCGCCCGCGGAACACGAGTCCAGATACGAGGAGGCACGCCGGGCCGGCGAACTCGCGGTCGAGGCAGTCCAGGAGCAGCGTCGCCCCTCCGACTTTCTCAGCCGCGAGTCCTTCGAGAACGCCATCGCGCTGCAGGTCGCGGTCGGCGGCTCGACCAACGCCGTGCTCCACATCCTGGCGCTCGCGGCGGAGGCCGGCGTCGACCTCGACATCGAGGCGTTCAACGAGATCAGCAAGCGCACGCCGAAGATCGCCGACCTCCAGCCCGGCGGCGAGCGCGTCATGAACGACCTCCACGAGGTCGGCGGCGTCCCGGTCGTCCTGAACGCCCTCTACGAGGCGGACCTGCTCCACGGCGACGCGCTGACGGTGACCGGCGACACGCTCGGAGACGCCCTCGAAGCCTACGACCCGCCCGCGATCGAGGACGTCGACGTCGACTACCTCTACAGCGTCGACGAACCCAAGAACGAGCAGGGTGCCATCCGCATCCTCACGGGGAACCTCGCGCCCGACGGCGCGGTCATCAAGATCTCGGGCGAGGAGTACCTCCGCCACGAGGGACCGGTCCGCATCTTCGACGAGGAGTCGGCGGCGATGAAGTACGTCCAGGAGGGCCACATCGAGTCCGGCGACGTGATCGGCATCCGCAACGAGGGCCCCCGCGGCGGTCCCGGAATGCGGGAGATGCTGGGGGTCACGAGCGCCGTCGCCGGCCAGGGTCACGCCGACGACGTGGCGCTCTTTACCGACGGCCGCTTCTCCGGTGCGACCCGTGGCTTCTCGATCGGCCACGTCGCCCCCGAGGCCTACGTCGGTGGTCCCATCGCGGCGCTGGAGGACGGCGATACGATCACGATCGACATCGAGAATCTCGAACTCTCCGTGGACCTCTCCGACGAGGAGATCGAACAGCGCCTCGAAGAGTACGACCCCGACCCCAACTACGACAGCGGCGTGCTGGCGAAGTACCACCGCGACTTCGGCTCCGCGGCCAACGGCGCGGTGACCAACCCCGGCGCGAAGTGGGACTGA
- a CDS encoding ribbon-helix-helix protein, CopG family, producing MASESREEQSVSVDLSDELDEWLDQQAERTDTDRAEVVRQLLQTYHATETLDETAVEEIQATVEETVASEATKATRAAVADRLQSELPERVETEVGEQVERAVESTVEDRLADAIETAVSDRLPGIVDAVESRLDERLSGATDEVEAEVERLDADFREKLDDVRQRVVQVKKETDAKAPADHTHEAFERFDELDGEIETLETDLGGVREDLEDLDGRVDDTDERLDDVVERLDDAEDKLKRVAWVVSDLRDETQGKDSHERAVARIKRAAAQEGLTTARCENCSESVEIALLTDPECPHCHAAVSDVRPEGGIFRTKARLVTASELEAGEET from the coding sequence ATGGCGAGTGAGTCGCGTGAAGAGCAGTCTGTCTCGGTCGATCTCTCCGACGAGCTCGACGAGTGGCTCGACCAGCAAGCCGAGCGCACGGACACGGACCGCGCCGAGGTCGTCCGACAGCTCCTACAGACATACCACGCGACAGAGACCCTCGACGAGACGGCCGTCGAGGAGATTCAGGCGACCGTCGAGGAGACCGTCGCGAGCGAGGCGACGAAGGCGACGCGGGCGGCCGTCGCCGATCGGTTGCAGTCCGAGCTGCCCGAGCGGGTCGAGACCGAGGTCGGCGAGCAGGTCGAGCGAGCGGTCGAGTCGACCGTGGAGGATCGACTGGCAGACGCAATCGAGACGGCGGTCTCCGACAGGCTACCCGGTATCGTCGACGCCGTCGAGAGTCGCCTCGACGAACGACTCTCTGGGGCGACCGACGAGGTCGAGGCGGAGGTCGAACGGCTCGACGCCGACTTCCGGGAGAAGCTCGACGACGTCCGCCAGCGGGTCGTCCAGGTGAAAAAAGAGACCGACGCCAAGGCACCGGCCGACCACACCCACGAAGCCTTCGAGCGGTTCGACGAACTCGACGGCGAGATCGAGACACTGGAGACCGATCTGGGGGGCGTTCGGGAGGATCTCGAAGACCTCGACGGGCGCGTCGACGACACCGACGAGCGCCTCGACGACGTGGTCGAACGCCTCGACGACGCCGAAGACAAGCTCAAGCGGGTGGCGTGGGTCGTCAGTGACCTCCGCGACGAGACCCAGGGGAAAGACAGCCACGAGCGGGCCGTCGCCCGGATCAAACGCGCCGCCGCACAGGAGGGGCTCACGACGGCACGCTGTGAGAACTGCAGCGAGTCGGTCGAGATCGCGCTGCTGACCGACCCGGAGTGTCCTCACTGTCACGCCGCGGTCTCTGACGTGCGCCCAGAGGGCGGGATCTTCAGGACGAAAGCGCGACTCGTGACTGCCTCGGAGCTGGAAGCCGGTGAGGAGACGTGA
- a CDS encoding NRAMP family divalent metal transporter gives MSGETTAATRFGRGTVRSYVDEMGPAWVAGAIAAGPATMGSLLSAGAGFGYTLLWVVIVSAGAGALSQFLAMRLGLLTERGIVAVVEDALGESWAWLLVADAVLASGVAQLVIMKTVAGVSATMTGIDAGIWGVIWGLVLAVGLAGRGYRFLELAAKLLVSLVVLAFVASLFVVPIDAGAAAAGLVPSLPAGSAVMAAGIVGGAVHITLITMHSYTMRARGWTERDSDLATFDIGASMLLVFGLYSLAIFLVAASVLTSTDLTTIGAAQALGPIAGDSAQWLFLVGLAGAAVSTLGANTIVPPFLIADKFGWDTDVSDARYRALLVGVALLSIPGAFIPGNVLGQLVLILAVGTLGTPFAIAIVLYLLNTDTVSRQNSTATNLGGVALLAVTGVLAANFVREQVAAGVGPLSGFVVTFGAAIALATLVLGGKYVREELLA, from the coding sequence ATGAGTGGTGAAACGACTGCGGCAACGAGATTCGGGCGTGGGACAGTCCGTTCGTACGTCGACGAGATGGGGCCGGCGTGGGTCGCCGGTGCGATCGCTGCCGGCCCGGCGACGATGGGGAGCCTGCTGTCGGCGGGGGCCGGCTTCGGCTACACGCTGCTGTGGGTCGTGATCGTCTCCGCGGGGGCGGGCGCGCTCTCGCAGTTCCTGGCGATGCGGCTGGGCCTGCTGACCGAGCGCGGCATCGTCGCCGTCGTCGAGGACGCGCTCGGTGAGAGCTGGGCGTGGCTGCTCGTGGCCGACGCGGTGCTGGCCTCCGGTGTCGCACAGCTGGTGATCATGAAGACCGTCGCCGGGGTTTCGGCGACGATGACCGGGATCGACGCCGGCATCTGGGGCGTGATCTGGGGGCTCGTCCTCGCCGTCGGACTGGCCGGGCGGGGCTATCGCTTCCTCGAACTCGCCGCGAAGCTGCTGGTGTCGCTGGTGGTCCTCGCCTTCGTCGCCTCGCTGTTCGTCGTCCCGATCGACGCGGGTGCGGCCGCGGCCGGACTCGTTCCGTCCCTGCCCGCCGGAAGCGCGGTGATGGCGGCCGGCATCGTCGGCGGGGCCGTCCACATCACGCTCATCACGATGCACTCCTACACGATGCGGGCCCGCGGGTGGACCGAGCGAGACAGCGACCTGGCGACGTTCGACATCGGCGCGTCGATGCTGCTCGTCTTCGGGCTGTACAGCCTGGCGATCTTCCTGGTCGCCGCGAGCGTCCTCACGTCGACGGATCTGACGACGATCGGCGCGGCACAGGCGCTGGGTCCGATCGCGGGGGACAGCGCCCAGTGGCTCTTCCTCGTCGGCCTGGCCGGCGCGGCCGTCTCGACGCTGGGTGCGAACACGATCGTCCCGCCCTTCCTGATCGCCGACAAGTTCGGCTGGGACACCGACGTGAGCGACGCCCGCTACCGGGCGCTGCTGGTCGGCGTCGCGCTGCTGTCGATCCCCGGTGCGTTCATCCCCGGCAACGTGCTCGGACAGCTGGTGTTGATCCTGGCGGTCGGCACGCTCGGGACGCCCTTCGCGATCGCGATCGTCCTCTACCTGCTCAACACCGACACGGTCTCGCGGCAGAACTCGACGGCGACCAACCTCGGCGGCGTCGCGCTGCTCGCCGTCACCGGCGTGCTCGCGGCGAACTTCGTCCGCGAACAGGTGGCTGCCGGCGTCGGTCCGCTCTCCGGGTTCGTCGTGACCTTCGGCGCGGCGATCGCGCTGGCGACGCTCGTCCTCGGGGGCAAGTACGTCCGCGAGGAACTGCTGGCCTGA
- a CDS encoding thiamine-phosphate synthase family protein, producing the protein MSLVLPSEIVVEEVLPRVRAMLARELADEGLTQQAVADHLGVTQAAVSTYLDGELDRTGPVAGDPRTQATVEEIAAGLASGSMDGYDALAELLDLIAAFEDRGPICTLHEDAMPALRGLGCDLCVRGDDPALATERETLATVRRAARLLSTADGMAEAIPNVGTNVGTALPEATDLTDVAAIPGRIHAMAGRVEVPSEPEFGASSNVSTVILAARAVDPSIGGALNLATDDALLAAARERDIEPLQFDADYDDRSERLREQFERRGDVPRVVYHEGAFGIEPITYVLGETAESAAQLAVELVAELA; encoded by the coding sequence ATGTCGCTGGTCTTGCCGAGCGAGATCGTCGTCGAGGAGGTCCTCCCGCGGGTCCGCGCGATGCTCGCACGCGAACTCGCCGACGAGGGATTGACACAGCAGGCCGTCGCCGACCACCTCGGCGTGACCCAGGCCGCAGTGAGTACGTATCTGGACGGCGAACTCGACCGAACGGGACCAGTCGCGGGCGATCCACGGACACAGGCGACCGTCGAGGAGATCGCCGCCGGGCTGGCGAGTGGATCGATGGACGGCTACGACGCGCTGGCCGAGTTGCTCGACCTGATCGCCGCGTTCGAGGATCGCGGACCGATCTGTACGCTCCACGAGGACGCGATGCCGGCCCTGCGGGGACTGGGCTGTGACCTCTGTGTCCGGGGCGACGACCCCGCGCTGGCGACCGAGCGCGAGACGCTGGCGACCGTCCGGCGAGCCGCCCGCCTCCTGTCGACGGCTGACGGGATGGCGGAGGCCATCCCCAACGTCGGCACGAACGTCGGGACGGCGCTCCCCGAGGCGACTGACCTGACCGACGTGGCGGCGATTCCGGGCCGCATCCACGCAATGGCGGGCCGGGTCGAGGTGCCCTCCGAACCGGAGTTTGGAGCCTCCAGCAACGTGTCGACGGTGATCCTCGCGGCTCGGGCCGTCGATCCGTCGATCGGTGGGGCGCTCAACCTCGCGACCGACGACGCGCTGCTGGCGGCCGCTCGCGAACGCGACATCGAGCCGTTACAGTTCGACGCCGACTACGACGACCGCTCCGAGCGGCTCCGCGAACAGTTCGAGCGACGGGGCGACGTGCCACGGGTCGTCTACCACGAGGGAGCGTTCGGGATCGAACCGATCACGTACGTGCTCGGCGAGACCGCCGAGTCGGCCGCACAGCTGGCCGTCGAGCTGGTCGCCGAACTCGCGTAG
- a CDS encoding DUF7553 family protein has protein sequence MTRDALATASDLLASAAQSADGDDGERLSDLADQLDRLSTADEGPDHGRLARIQNALHDLEDSTEGDATDAIVEAHEHVKEYRSGVEGV, from the coding sequence ATGACGCGCGACGCACTCGCGACGGCGAGCGATCTGCTCGCTTCGGCAGCACAGTCCGCGGACGGCGACGACGGCGAACGCCTGTCGGACCTGGCCGACCAGCTCGACCGGCTCTCGACGGCCGACGAGGGGCCGGACCACGGTCGCCTGGCCCGCATCCAGAACGCGCTCCACGACCTCGAAGACAGCACCGAGGGCGACGCGACGGACGCGATCGTCGAGGCCCACGAACACGTCAAGGAGTACCGCTCGGGCGTCGAGGGCGTCTGA
- a CDS encoding beta-ribofuranosylaminobenzene 5'-phosphate synthase family protein, with product MVTVTTAARLHFGFQNLALANERLYGGVGVALDEPLLVLDAQPADEIDCDDGEAKSYVRRAVATLGVEGARVSVRERLPRHVGFGSGTQLALAAAVAVARAYDREVQPRSLAPELGRGGRSGVGVAAFESGGFVVDGGHPTERFTSEPPANGDWTVPPVIARHELPDDWRFVLVVPDAEPGASGAEEDRHMRQAVERADPGIADDVAATLTRTLLPAAAEGDHRQFGTAAARIGRLNGAWYADEQGGVYRPPAGRIVERLAQQPTIAGAGQSSWGPAVWGLTTRGDVEAARTGVEMALSDLSVDADVLVASPRNVGATVEDGPTLG from the coding sequence ATGGTCACGGTGACGACGGCGGCGCGACTCCACTTCGGCTTCCAGAACCTCGCGCTCGCCAACGAACGGTTGTACGGCGGCGTCGGCGTCGCCCTCGACGAGCCACTGCTGGTCCTCGACGCCCAGCCCGCAGACGAGATCGACTGCGACGACGGCGAAGCCAAATCGTACGTCCGGCGAGCGGTCGCGACGCTGGGCGTCGAAGGGGCTCGCGTCTCGGTCCGCGAGCGGCTGCCACGCCACGTCGGCTTCGGCAGCGGGACCCAGCTCGCGCTGGCGGCGGCCGTCGCGGTCGCGCGGGCCTACGACCGCGAAGTCCAACCGCGCTCGCTCGCGCCGGAGCTCGGTCGCGGCGGTCGCAGCGGCGTCGGCGTCGCGGCCTTCGAGTCCGGCGGGTTCGTCGTCGACGGCGGCCACCCGACGGAGCGGTTCACTTCCGAGCCCCCAGCCAACGGCGACTGGACGGTCCCGCCGGTAATCGCGCGCCACGAGCTCCCCGACGACTGGCGGTTCGTGCTGGTCGTTCCCGACGCGGAGCCGGGGGCCAGCGGGGCCGAGGAGGACCGCCACATGCGCCAGGCCGTCGAGCGGGCCGATCCCGGTATCGCCGACGACGTGGCCGCGACGCTGACCCGGACGCTCCTGCCGGCCGCCGCGGAGGGTGACCACCGGCAGTTCGGGACCGCCGCAGCCCGGATCGGACGGCTCAACGGAGCCTGGTACGCCGACGAACAGGGCGGGGTCTACCGCCCGCCGGCCGGCCGGATCGTCGAGCGACTGGCCCAGCAGCCGACCATCGCCGGAGCCGGCCAGTCATCGTGGGGACCGGCGGTGTGGGGGCTGACGACGCGTGGCGACGTGGAGGCGGCCAGGACGGGCGTCGAGATGGCCCTGAGCGACCTCTCGGTCGACGCCGACGTACTGGTCGCCAGCCCACGCAACGTGGGCGCGACGGTCGAGGACGGGCCGACGCTCGGCTGA
- a CDS encoding transcription factor S, with translation MQFCDDCGSMMHTDGDEMVCKSCGSRVQKDADRAAEFVSTAAQSDDDVIETEEGANFEGKPTAEDVTCADCGHGKAWYTIKQTGSADEPPTRFFKCQDCGNRWREYN, from the coding sequence ATGCAGTTCTGCGACGACTGCGGTTCGATGATGCACACGGACGGCGACGAGATGGTCTGCAAGTCCTGTGGCAGTCGCGTCCAGAAGGACGCCGACCGGGCCGCCGAGTTCGTGAGCACCGCCGCACAGAGCGACGACGACGTGATCGAGACCGAGGAGGGCGCGAACTTCGAGGGCAAACCGACTGCCGAGGACGTGACCTGCGCGGACTGTGGCCACGGCAAAGCCTGGTACACGATCAAACAGACCGGCTCGGCCGACGAGCCGCCGACGCGCTTTTTCAAGTGCCAGGACTGTGGCAACCGCTGGCGCGAGTACAACTGA